A stretch of the Vigna radiata var. radiata cultivar VC1973A chromosome 7, Vradiata_ver6, whole genome shotgun sequence genome encodes the following:
- the LOC106766415 gene encoding probable receptor-like protein kinase At5g61350 has protein sequence MDVENKGTRLKPTFLLFLVILHLFLSTLAKSSFTPHVNYLLDCGSSHPTQLTDGRTFKSDRQTTSLLATAEDVQISLHSNLSPSVPSSLLPLYQTARVFQEESTYSFYISKTSRLWVRLYFFPLSNPSYNLTTAVFSVQTNHHVLLHEFSARNNDSPVFKEYLVNVSDSRFSLKFKPKKSSFAFINAIEVVSAPDALISDSATALSPLAEFKGLFNSALEVSYRINVGGPTITPDDDTLARTWETDGSYNIFPQGSETISVSKKGIKYPDVGVTPSIAPNLVYASAVHVKNATFMRPNFNLSWMVNVERSYSYLIRMHFCDILSRSLNQLYFNVYINGIEGVSALNLSSQTKALATAFYQDFVLNARDIINGSILVQVGPTNLPQGTTDAILNGFEVMKISNIADSLDGLYSVDGKYKGPCSTPMEMKILAYVGLALAVTTILLLVITCTRWRKRPQGWENHSRFSSCPLPVHSPISCSSKSSCRGSTASSSRKSNKHGNRVTPQGPKRFFPFSEMRQATNNFEEKRVIGVGGFGKVYLGTLKDGTKVAIKRGSGNSEQGINEFRTELEMLSKLRHRHLVSLIGFCDENSEMVLVYEYMANGPFRSHIYGFDLPCLSWQKRLEICIGAARGLYYLHTGAAQSITHRDVKTTNILLDENYVAKVSDFGLSKVVPDEAQVSTAVKGSFGYLDPEYYRSQQLTQKSDIYSFGVVLFEVLCARPVICPTRPTEEINLAEWAKKQHRRGLVNEIIDQRIAVTMNPQSLSVFVEIAEKCLADCGVDRPSMGDVLWHLEYALRLQEAASRIDEAEDKRASIATNEDLYFL, from the coding sequence ATGGACGTAGAGAACAAAGGAACCAGACTCAAACCTACGTTTCTATTATTCCTTGTCATTCTTCACCTTTTCCTTTCCACCCTAGCCAAATCTTCTTTCACACCTCATGTTAACTATCTCCTTGATTGTGGCTCCTCCCACCCCACTCAGCTCACAGATGGAAGAACCTTCAAATCTGATCGCCAAACCACTTCTCTCCTAGCCACAGCTGAAGATGTGCAAATATCACTTCACTCAAATCTCTCCCCTTCTGTTCCTTCTTCATTGCTTCCTTTGTATCAAACTGCCAGGGTTTTTCAAGAGGAATCCACCTACTCCTTTTACATATCCAAAACTAGTAGACTTTGGGTTCGTCTTTACTTCTTCCCTCTCTCTAACCCTTCGTATAACCTAACAACTGCCGTTTTCTCTGTCCAAACTAATCACCATGTGCTCCTGCATGAGTTCTCCGCTAGGAACAATGACTCACCTGTTTTCAAGGAATACCTTGTTAACGTTTCTGATAGTAGATTTTCCCTCAAATTCAAGCCCAAGAAAAGCTCCTTTGCGTTCATCAATGCAATTGAGGTTGTCTCAGCCCCTGACGCTCTTATTTCGGATTCAGCAACTGCACTTTCCCCACTTGCTGAATTCAAAGGCTTGTTCAATTCTGCTCTTGAAGTATCCTACAGAATAAACGTTGGTGGTCCCACCATAACTCCTGACGACGACACTTTGGCAAGAACATGGGAAACTGATGGTTCATACAACATCTTCCCACAGGGTTCTGAGACTATTTCTGTCTCCAAAAAAGGCATAAAGTATCCTGATGTCGGGGTTACACCTTCGATTGCTCCCAACTTGGTTTATGCAAGTGCTGTACACGTGAAGAACGCTACATTCATGCGACCGAATTTCAATCTCAGTTGGATGGTGAACGTGGAAAGGAGCTACTCTTATTTGATAAGAATGCATTTCTGTGACATTTTGAGCAGGAGTCTTAATCAGTTATACTTTAATGTGTACATCAATGGAATTGAGGGTGTATCAGCTTTGAATCTATCATCGCAAACCAAAGCTCTAGCCACCGCTTTTTACCAGGACTTTGTGTTAAATGCACGGGATATCATAAACGGTTCCATTTTGGTTCAGGTGGGACCGACCAATCTCCCACAAGGCACGACCGATGCAATTCTGAATGGATTTGAGGTGATGAAGATTAGCAACATCGCAGACAGCTTGGATGGTTTATACTCTGTTGATGGGAAATACAAAGGGCCATGTTCAACACCCatggaaatgaaaattttggCTTATGTTGGACTTGCATTGGCTGTGACAACAATTCTGTTGCTAGTAATAACTTGCACAAGGTGGAGAAAGAGGCCTCAAGGTTGGGAAAATCATAGCAGGTTCTCATCATGCCCCCTTCCTGTCCATTCCCCTATATCGTGTTCAAGCAAAAGCAGTTGTCGAGGGTCAACAGCATCCAGTTCCCGCAAAAGCAATAAACATGGTAATCGTGTCACCCCACAAGGGCCCAAAAGGTTCTTCCCTTTCAGTGAAATGCGACAAGCCACCAATAATTTCGAAGAGAAAAGAGTAATTGGTGTTGGAGGCTTCGGCAAAGTGTATCTTGGAACGTTGAAAGATGGGACAAAGGTTGCCATAAAACGAGGAAGTGGTAATTCAGAACAAGGCATCAATGAATTCAGAACAGAATTGGAAATGCTGTCAAAGCTACGCCATCGCCACCTTGTCTCATTGATAGGTTTCTGTGATGAAAACTCAGAGATGGTTCTTGTGTATGAGTACATGGCTAATGGCCCTTTTCGTTCTCACATCTATGGGTTCGACCTGCCTTGTTTGTCATGGCAAAAGAGGCTTGAAATATGCATTGGTGCAGCTCGTGGGTTGTACTATCTCCACACTGGAGCAGCTCAAAGCATCACACACCGTGATGTGAAGACAACAAACATACTCTTAGATGAGAATTACGTGGCCAAGGTTTCTGACTTTGGTTTGTCAAAGGTTGTCCCAGATGAAGCTCAAGTTAGCACAGCCGTGAAGGGTAGTTTTGGGTACCTTGACCCTGAGTACTATAGGAGTCAACAACTAACTCAGAAATCTGATATATACTCTTTTGGGGTAGTCCTATTTGAGGTATTATGTGCTAGGCCAGTTATTTGCCCAACACGTCCAACAGAAGAGATTAACTTGGCTGAATGGGCAAAGAAACAGCATAGAAGAGGATTGGTGAATGAAATAATTGATCAACGTATTGCTGTTACTATGAATCCTCAATCACTCAGTGTTTTTGTGGAAATTGCTGAGAAATGTTTAGCAGACTGTGGTGTTGATAGGCCTAGCATGGGGGATGTGTTGTGGCATTTGGAATACGCGTTGCGCCTACAAGAAGCTGCCTCACGGATTGATGAAGCTGAAGATAAAAGGGCAAGTATAGCCACAAATGAGGATCTGTATTTTCTGTGA
- the LOC106767505 gene encoding uncharacterized protein LOC106767505 — MGNVDPQIPPLPNPNDWSIQDNKEDLVFPPIHHENLQILSPHSDHNTPQSPPSSSPFQSRIRGWTSIALQIFRSKLSSFRNRGAIWSIGVPAAALLMFYWIIIATKKKRTLTPNEARLVSIVKQKEQKIAQLLNQIAQMNEILIDRHKAVAAKVE; from the exons ATGGGGAATGTGGATCCTCAAATTCCACCACTTCCAAATCCAAATGATTGGTCAATCCAAGATAACAAGGAGGATTTGGTATTTCCCCCAATTCACCACGAAAACCTCCAAATCCTCTCACCACATTCAGACCACAACACCCCCCAATCACCTCCTTCTTCCTCACCCTTCCAGTCTCGGATTCGTGGCTGGACCAGTATCGCCCTCCAGATCTTTCGTTCCAAGCTTTCCTCTTTCAGGAACAGAGGGGCAATTTGGTCAATTGGGGTTCCCGCTGCGGCACTGTTAATGTTCTACTGGATCATCATCGCCACCAAGAAGAAGAGAACCCTCACACCCAATGAAGCTCGTCTCGTCTCCATCGTCAAGCAAAAGGAACAG AAAATTGCCCAACTATTAAACCAGATTGCACAAATGAACGAAATACTTATCGATCGTCATAAAGCCGTGGCTGCTAAAGTAGAGTAG